One region of Pyramidobacter sp. YE332 genomic DNA includes:
- a CDS encoding LysR family transcriptional regulator has translation MELFHLRYFMTVAKYENFSKAAEELYISQPSISKAVLSLEKELGVSLFLRKGKRVQLNDTGLALKRKLEPVMSILDNLSKELRVVAGHSRSTIVFNVLAGSSLLPDILLKFKAMHPFIDFQIIQNARTTKCDLCMRTALPDAAPENSRVVMNEEILLAVPMQSHLALKESVRLKDLRNENFIMLGKRSPMREIADRFFALCGFVPHVGFESDNPGTIRGLVSAGLGISFWPEATWGHLATDKARLVHISDPLCSRNIYITCDERGKLNDQTRMFLDFVVDYFHGLLKKAR, from the coding sequence ATGGAACTCTTTCATTTGCGGTACTTTATGACTGTCGCTAAATACGAAAACTTCTCGAAGGCCGCCGAGGAACTGTACATCTCCCAGCCGTCGATCAGCAAGGCCGTGCTCTCGCTGGAGAAGGAGCTCGGCGTCTCGCTGTTCCTGCGCAAAGGCAAGCGCGTGCAGCTCAACGACACGGGGCTGGCGCTGAAGCGCAAGCTCGAGCCCGTGATGAGCATCCTCGACAATCTCTCCAAGGAGCTCAGGGTCGTAGCGGGACATTCGCGCTCGACCATCGTCTTCAACGTGCTGGCCGGCTCGTCGCTGCTGCCCGACATCCTCCTCAAGTTCAAGGCCATGCATCCCTTCATCGACTTCCAGATCATCCAGAACGCCCGCACCACCAAGTGCGACCTCTGCATGCGCACGGCGCTGCCCGACGCGGCGCCGGAGAACAGCCGTGTGGTCATGAACGAGGAGATCCTGCTGGCCGTCCCCATGCAGTCCCATCTGGCGCTGAAAGAGTCGGTGCGGCTCAAGGACCTGCGCAACGAGAACTTCATCATGCTCGGCAAGCGCAGCCCGATGCGCGAGATCGCCGACCGCTTTTTCGCGCTGTGCGGCTTCGTCCCGCACGTGGGATTCGAAAGCGACAATCCCGGCACGATCCGCGGCCTCGTCAGCGCCGGCCTGGGCATCTCGTTCTGGCCGGAAGCCACGTGGGGGCATCTGGCCACCGACAAGGCGCGGCTGGTGCACATCTCCGACCCGCTGTGCAGCCGCAACATCTACATCACCTGCGACGAACGCGGCAAACTCAACGACCAGACGCGAATGTTCCTCGACTTCGTCGTCGACTATTTCCACGGTCTTCTGAAAAAAGCTCGTTAA
- a CDS encoding bifunctional adenosylcobinamide kinase/adenosylcobinamide-phosphate guanylyltransferase: MNSEWRSPSGVQVRMVTGGWRSGASAFALKLAQDWERKTIVSAQTSTEEDMLEHIALYQKGLDDGCETIVEGVHLDQALDKVRGGVCIVDDLGAWVSNLTSGSFRFTGETCPEIEAFVRKLRRPPCEVIVVTRELGMGLPSDRIAERRYRDVVGRLNQRIAALAASVYLCVSGLPLKLK; the protein is encoded by the coding sequence ATGAACAGCGAATGGAGGTCGCCCTCGGGCGTCCAGGTCCGCATGGTGACGGGAGGATGGCGCAGCGGCGCCAGCGCTTTCGCGCTGAAACTGGCGCAGGACTGGGAGCGAAAAACGATCGTCTCCGCCCAGACCTCCACCGAGGAAGACATGCTGGAGCACATCGCGCTCTATCAAAAAGGCCTCGACGACGGCTGCGAAACCATCGTCGAGGGCGTTCATCTCGACCAGGCGCTCGACAAGGTCCGCGGCGGCGTGTGCATCGTCGACGACCTCGGCGCCTGGGTGAGCAACCTGACGAGCGGCAGTTTCCGCTTCACCGGCGAGACCTGTCCCGAGATCGAAGCGTTCGTCAGAAAACTGCGCCGGCCGCCCTGCGAGGTGATCGTCGTCACCCGCGAGCTGGGCATGGGGCTGCCGTCCGACCGGATCGCCGAGCGGCGCTACCGCGACGTCGTCGGCCGCCTCAACCAGCGCATCGCCGCCTTGGCCGCCTCGGTCTACCTGTGCGTCAGCGGGCTGCCGCTCAAGCTCAAATAA
- a CDS encoding uracil-DNA glycosylase, with protein MSALSALHQRVCQCRSCPLGQADGVREDGSAFYHVPGEGPENARLMIVGEAPGAEEERTGRPFVGRSGRLLTEILAAAGLEREEIFITSVCKCRPPKNRTPLRTEIAACLPWLTAQFEAVRPHLVLTVGNVPSQTLLGVRTGINELRGRFHQFAWNGRTMTLRPLFHPAYLLRNPRRVEGSPWDKMLRDLVEARDFLAGRG; from the coding sequence ATGTCCGCACTCAGCGCGCTTCATCAGCGCGTCTGCCAATGTCGCAGCTGTCCGCTGGGACAGGCCGACGGCGTCCGCGAGGACGGCTCCGCCTTTTATCACGTGCCCGGCGAAGGGCCCGAAAACGCCCGCCTCATGATCGTCGGCGAAGCGCCCGGCGCCGAAGAGGAGCGCACCGGCCGCCCCTTCGTCGGCCGTTCCGGCCGTCTGCTCACCGAAATCCTCGCCGCGGCGGGTTTGGAGCGCGAAGAGATCTTCATCACCAGCGTGTGCAAATGCCGGCCGCCGAAAAACCGCACCCCGTTGCGGACGGAGATCGCCGCCTGCCTGCCGTGGCTCACCGCCCAGTTCGAGGCGGTCCGTCCGCATCTGGTGCTTACCGTCGGCAACGTGCCTTCGCAGACCCTGCTCGGCGTCAGGACCGGCATCAACGAGCTGCGCGGCCGCTTTCATCAATTTGCGTGGAACGGCCGAACCATGACGCTGCGGCCGCTGTTCCACCCCGCCTACCTGCTGCGCAACCCGCGCCGCGTCGAGGGCTCGCCGTGGGACAAAATGCTCCGCGACCTGGTCGAAGCGCGCGACTTTCTCGCCGGGCGAGGTTGA
- a CDS encoding IS5 family transposase (programmed frameshift) codes for MEERRYELTSSEWNRIKRMLPPEHPKSGQRGRPAKYDNRRIINGILWLARSGAPWRDLPERYGKWQAVYARFRLWKQRGIFEAIFAALSADADMENLSIDSTSCKVHQSANGRGKTPEGGKKGQAIGMSRGGKNTKIHAIVDGLGNPLALLLSPGNDHDSRHAVSLLGQAEIRGSNVIGDKAYGSQAIREYITSREGSYTIPPKSDNPEPWFIDEHVYKERHLVECFFQKIKWFRRIFTRYDKLDASFFAFVLVAASVILLK; via the exons ATGGAAGAGAGAAGATATGAACTGACCTCCAGCGAGTGGAATCGAATCAAGAGAATGCTGCCGCCCGAACACCCGAAATCAGGTCAACGTGGACGCCCGGCAAAATACGATAACCGCAGGATCATCAATGGGATTCTGTGGCTTGCCAGAAGTGGAGCGCCATGGAGAGATCTTCCGGAGCGTTACGGCAAATGGCAGGCAGTTTACGCACGTTTCAGGCTGTGGAAACAGCGGGGAATATTCGAGGCGATCTTTGCCGCCCTAAGCGCTGATGCCGACATGGAAAATCTCTCTATCGACTCCACGTCCTGCAAAGTACATCAAAGTGCCAACGGGAGAGGGAAAACCCCGGAAGGGGGAAAAAAGGGG CAAGCGATTGGCATGTCCAGAGGCGGCAAGAATACGAAAATTCATGCGATAGTAGATGGTTTAGGCAATCCGCTGGCGCTCCTGCTCAGTCCCGGCAATGACCACGATTCCCGCCATGCCGTGTCCTTGCTCGGGCAAGCGGAAATCAGAGGGAGCAACGTCATCGGCGATAAGGCTTACGGTTCGCAAGCCATCAGAGAGTACATTACTTCTCGGGAGGGAAGTTACACTATCCCGCCGAAGAGCGATAATCCCGAACCGTGGTTTATAGATGAGCATGTTTACAAGGAACGACACTTGGTTGAATGTTTCTTTCAGAAAATCAAATGGTTCCGTAGAATTTTCACCCGCTATGACAAACTTGACGCTTCGTTTTTCGCTTTTGTTCTTGTCGCTGCCAGTGTTATTTTATTGAAATAA
- a CDS encoding DUF6290 family protein — MPNISTPQETTSIEIAIPSQTLVFLQGYAAAKDLTISECIAARIADWIEDEEDRQAAMKALAEYEADPTVYTPEEARAVWEQSDKER, encoded by the coding sequence ATGCCTAATATTTCAACGCCGCAGGAAACAACAAGTATTGAAATCGCAATCCCTTCACAAACGCTCGTCTTTCTTCAAGGCTATGCAGCCGCGAAAGACCTGACAATATCTGAATGTATCGCGGCGCGTATAGCAGATTGGATAGAAGACGAAGAAGATCGCCAAGCCGCGATGAAAGCCCTTGCAGAATACGAAGCAGACCCAACGGTCTATACACCCGAAGAAGCGCGTGCAGTTTGGGAACAAAGCGATAAGGAACGCTAA
- a CDS encoding type II toxin-antitoxin system RelE/ParE family toxin, with product MYKISYAKAAIKAMARLDRPIRERIRKWIEEELACKEEVQQSGKDLKGNLAGLYRYRVGDYRVIVKIEHGILTILILDVGPRGSIYKN from the coding sequence TTGTATAAAATCAGCTACGCTAAAGCGGCGATTAAAGCAATGGCAAGACTTGACAGGCCAATTCGCGAACGTATTAGAAAATGGATTGAAGAAGAGTTGGCCTGTAAGGAAGAGGTGCAGCAAAGCGGCAAGGACCTGAAAGGGAATCTCGCCGGATTGTATCGTTATCGCGTTGGGGATTACAGAGTCATTGTCAAAATAGAACACGGCATTTTAACAATCTTGATTCTCGATGTCGGCCCACGTGGAAGCATTTACAAGAATTAG
- a CDS encoding YadA-like family protein encodes MTAVKNSNSGGATLAIGGGNTADWTQVSQIIGVNNTLKGADGSPSKYNLLDGYKNTARNVNHVSVIGSENTVENTDTALLLGDRRKLSGANYSVVLGSADAEKELKVADAVLIGHNADVQKEGGVALGSGSLADRGAFTASTKGAFSDFELNGKTAGAVSVGTADKLRQIINVGDATEETDAVNLRQLKAVKSAADAAKVHYYSANSTKTGAGSNYDNDGAEAEDSIVLGISSSSKGINSTVLGNNNKLTGDKNGRNNSIVAGQNVEVEGAHNAVFGTDYNNYDHKLTKVFGEQNTVIGVGNLVGYTAEKDPSDPTKWIYTKNSSGSDQNVAVGLTNTVNGGSVVVGTSSVSDSLGTSVGHGNTIIGMDDDGGQRGIALGNDLTVKGEEALAVGNESQAAADWTIAIGSKSSAEKETSIAMGYDSHARVNRGVALGAFSVADTSSGEFGYDPSTGRKSTNADKAWQSKLGALSIGDKTTGLTRQITNLAAGTNDTDAVNVAQLKAVQAASVEAAKTHYYSVNDRNGQLSFAPNYNNDGAKGTASIVAGLGSSINVNNEPQGATASIFGTMNTINAKSGEQYDGVANSIVGTVNVTDRANASLIFGAGNIIKNSYGDLKDKDGNAFNLMEIAGIAQTGNTEALAKKLGEYVSSSGGAVLAIGGGNVADYATHSKLVGIGNTLTGEDGKESKLNMIDGFGNTGKNINNVTVIGSGNEVTDTDGALLLGDYRQLNGASGSIVLGSADKPGTGAAGLSVTDKKNVVVLGYNANSTVDGGVALGSGSVASVDKGVVGYDPTPGADHANDTTGVWKSTAAAVSVGAVTITGGTPVTRQITGVAAGVNDTDAVNVAQLKALLGAGGGSWNLDTKPGTQPAVAVNPNDTVTFTSGDNITIARDDKNVTIATKADVNFNSVTANTFTAGDTSITDNGLVIENGPSVTKAGINAGNKKIANVAKGEVSQTSADAVNGSQLWGVSSSVSNHFGGGSTVNSDGSISAPTYNIRGGTYHNVGDALSAVDTQFNNIYNRFGDVYNQMGELRGEIKTTGALGSALAGLKPMQYDPVEPSQIMAGFGAYRGEYALALGFAHYLKEDFMVHAGVSVTHHGDSMANAGLTWKIGRKEDKDQIPERYRKGPISSVYVMQKENAELQAQVASQAHEIAELKASQAREQAEMKERMERLERLLRASGKLK; translated from the coding sequence ATGACCGCCGTAAAAAATTCTAATAGTGGCGGCGCAACTCTCGCCATCGGCGGCGGCAACACCGCCGACTGGACGCAGGTTTCGCAGATCATCGGCGTCAACAACACGCTGAAAGGGGCCGACGGCTCTCCCAGCAAGTACAACCTGCTCGACGGCTACAAAAATACCGCCAGAAACGTAAATCACGTCAGCGTCATCGGCTCCGAGAACACGGTGGAAAACACGGACACGGCGCTTCTCTTGGGCGACAGGCGCAAGCTCTCCGGCGCGAACTACAGCGTCGTTCTCGGCTCGGCCGACGCCGAGAAAGAACTGAAAGTCGCCGATGCCGTGCTGATCGGCCATAACGCCGACGTGCAAAAAGAAGGCGGCGTCGCCCTCGGCAGCGGATCGCTGGCGGACAGGGGCGCTTTTACCGCCTCCACAAAGGGCGCATTCAGTGATTTTGAACTGAACGGCAAAACGGCCGGCGCCGTTTCCGTAGGCACGGCGGACAAACTGCGGCAGATCATCAACGTCGGCGACGCAACGGAAGAAACCGACGCGGTCAACCTGCGCCAGCTGAAAGCAGTGAAATCCGCCGCCGATGCCGCGAAAGTGCATTATTACAGCGCCAACTCCACGAAAACGGGAGCCGGCAGCAACTATGACAATGACGGCGCCGAGGCGGAAGACAGCATCGTGCTCGGTATTTCCTCTTCTTCGAAAGGGATAAACAGTACCGTTCTCGGAAATAACAACAAACTGACAGGGGATAAAAACGGAAGAAACAACAGCATCGTCGCCGGTCAGAACGTAGAGGTGGAGGGCGCTCATAATGCCGTATTCGGCACGGATTATAATAATTACGACCATAAGCTGACAAAAGTCTTTGGTGAACAGAATACGGTCATCGGTGTGGGGAACCTGGTCGGCTATACGGCGGAAAAAGATCCGTCCGATCCGACAAAGTGGATCTACACCAAGAACTCCAGCGGCAGCGACCAGAACGTGGCCGTCGGCCTGACCAACACGGTGAACGGCGGGAGCGTCGTGGTAGGCACCAGTTCCGTATCCGATAGTTTGGGAACGTCTGTCGGTCATGGAAATACTATTATCGGTATGGACGATGATGGCGGACAGAGAGGTATCGCCTTGGGGAACGATCTGACCGTCAAGGGCGAAGAAGCTTTGGCCGTCGGTAACGAGAGCCAGGCCGCAGCTGATTGGACTATCGCAATCGGCTCGAAGAGCAGTGCGGAAAAAGAGACGTCGATCGCCATGGGCTATGATTCTCACGCCAGGGTCAACCGCGGCGTGGCGCTTGGCGCTTTCAGTGTGGCGGATACCAGTAGCGGCGAATTCGGGTATGACCCGTCTACCGGGAGGAAATCCACAAACGCGGATAAGGCGTGGCAATCCAAATTGGGCGCTCTTTCCATCGGCGACAAGACGACTGGACTCACCCGCCAGATCACCAATCTCGCTGCCGGTACGAATGACACTGATGCGGTCAATGTGGCGCAGCTGAAGGCGGTGCAGGCAGCCAGCGTAGAAGCGGCCAAGACCCATTATTACAGCGTAAATGATCGAAATGGACAGTTGAGCTTTGCGCCGAATTATAATAATGATGGAGCGAAAGGAACCGCATCGATCGTTGCCGGACTGGGGTCTTCCATCAACGTGAACAATGAGCCGCAGGGAGCGACTGCCAGCATTTTCGGCACGATGAACACGATCAACGCGAAAAGCGGTGAGCAGTATGACGGCGTGGCAAACAGCATCGTCGGTACCGTCAATGTTACCGACCGCGCGAATGCGTCCCTCATTTTCGGCGCGGGGAACATCATCAAAAATTCCTACGGCGACCTGAAAGACAAAGATGGAAACGCTTTCAATCTGATGGAAATCGCCGGAATAGCTCAAACTGGGAATACGGAAGCACTGGCAAAGAAGCTGGGCGAATATGTTTCCTCCAGCGGCGGCGCGGTGCTTGCCATCGGCGGCGGCAACGTCGCCGATTATGCGACGCATTCTAAGCTGGTCGGCATAGGGAATACTCTGACCGGCGAAGACGGCAAGGAAAGCAAGCTGAACATGATCGACGGTTTCGGAAACACCGGCAAGAATATCAATAACGTCACCGTCATCGGCTCGGGGAATGAGGTAACAGACACCGACGGCGCTCTGCTGCTGGGCGACTACCGGCAGCTGAACGGAGCGAGCGGCAGTATCGTTCTTGGCTCCGCTGACAAACCGGGTACGGGGGCGGCCGGTTTATCAGTGACGGACAAGAAGAATGTCGTGGTTCTCGGTTACAACGCCAATTCGACCGTCGACGGCGGCGTGGCCCTCGGCAGCGGCTCAGTGGCCTCTGTCGACAAAGGCGTCGTCGGCTACGATCCCACCCCTGGGGCAGACCACGCCAACGATACGACCGGCGTCTGGAAATCCACCGCCGCAGCCGTTTCCGTCGGCGCGGTGACAATCACGGGAGGAACGCCGGTCACCCGCCAGATCACCGGCGTCGCGGCCGGCGTCAACGACACCGACGCCGTCAACGTCGCCCAGCTCAAAGCCCTGCTCGGCGCCGGCGGCGGCTCCTGGAATCTCGATACCAAGCCCGGCACGCAGCCGGCAGTCGCCGTCAATCCCAACGACACGGTAACGTTCACCAGCGGCGACAACATCACCATCGCCCGCGACGACAAAAACGTCACGATCGCCACGAAAGCCGACGTGAACTTCAACAGCGTCACGGCGAACACCTTTACGGCCGGCGACACCTCGATCACCGACAACGGCCTCGTCATTGAAAACGGCCCCTCGGTCACCAAGGCCGGCATCAACGCCGGAAACAAAAAGATCGCCAACGTCGCCAAGGGCGAAGTCAGCCAGACCAGCGCCGACGCCGTCAACGGCTCCCAGCTGTGGGGCGTATCGTCGAGCGTATCCAACCACTTCGGCGGCGGCTCCACGGTCAACTCCGACGGTTCGATCTCCGCTCCCACCTACAACATCCGCGGCGGCACCTACCACAACGTCGGCGACGCCCTCAGCGCCGTAGACACACAGTTCAACAACATCTACAACAGATTCGGCGACGTCTACAACCAGATGGGCGAACTGAGAGGCGAAATCAAGACCACCGGAGCGCTCGGCTCCGCCCTCGCCGGCCTGAAACCGATGCAGTACGACCCCGTCGAACCCAGCCAGATCATGGCCGGCTTCGGAGCGTACAGAGGCGAGTACGCGCTGGCCCTCGGCTTTGCGCACTACCTGAAAGAAGACTTCATGGTCCACGCCGGAGTGTCCGTCACCCACCACGGCGATTCGATGGCCAACGCCGGACTGACCTGGAAGATCGGCAGGAAAGAAGACAAGGATCAGATCCCCGAACGCTACCGCAAGGGCCCGATCAGCAGCGTCTACGTGATGCAGAAGGAGAACGCCGAGCTGCAGGCCCAGGTGGCCTCGCAGGCGCACGAGATTGCGGAACTGAAAGCTTCGCAGGCCCGCGAACAGGCGGAGATGAAGGAGCGCATGGAGCGTCTGGAACGCCTGCTACGCGCTTCGGGCAAGCTCAAGTAA
- a CDS encoding DDE-type integrase/transposase/recombinase has translation MNTITQPRRYLPHELHTKYHACQLYRSTKDVSFVCRRYHISRASLFRWIKVFDGSQESLQNKSHRPITPHPKAHTEEELTWIRNLHRRNPNISLCELYGKLRMEHGYDRHPGSLYRVFKRLGYSSSAPSTKKPYKPKPYNTPTQIGIKWQMDVKYVPAPCYHGQIPQKFYQYTVIDEASRERFIYPYMEQSSYSSCDFLKRAIAYFKYRPQVLQTDNGAEFCHFKKTDRIHPLDVLCNALGVEHKRIRPRIPRHNGKVERSHRNDQERFYNFMSFYSYLDLQTQMKRYLRRSNSIPMAVLGWRSPLQMRQHFSKSTQP, from the coding sequence ATGAATACTATAACACAACCCCGGCGATATCTTCCACACGAACTCCACACTAAATATCATGCCTGTCAACTCTACCGCTCCACAAAAGATGTCAGCTTTGTCTGCAGGCGTTATCACATTTCCAGGGCTTCTCTGTTTCGGTGGATCAAGGTCTTCGACGGCTCTCAAGAATCTCTTCAAAACAAGTCCCACAGGCCGATCACGCCGCATCCCAAAGCTCATACGGAGGAGGAACTGACCTGGATCCGTAACCTTCACCGCAGGAATCCGAACATCTCGCTCTGCGAGCTCTATGGCAAGCTCCGAATGGAACACGGGTACGATCGCCATCCCGGTTCTCTGTACCGCGTATTTAAGCGTCTGGGGTATTCCAGCAGCGCTCCTTCGACTAAAAAGCCCTACAAACCCAAGCCGTACAATACGCCCACGCAGATCGGCATCAAGTGGCAGATGGACGTTAAATATGTTCCTGCTCCCTGCTATCACGGGCAAATACCTCAGAAGTTCTACCAGTACACCGTCATCGACGAGGCTTCCCGAGAGCGCTTCATTTATCCTTACATGGAACAGAGCAGCTACTCTAGCTGCGATTTCCTCAAGCGTGCTATTGCTTACTTCAAATACAGGCCTCAGGTCCTCCAGACAGATAATGGAGCCGAGTTCTGTCACTTTAAGAAGACGGACCGTATTCATCCGCTGGACGTCCTCTGCAATGCGCTGGGCGTCGAACACAAGCGGATCCGCCCCCGTATCCCCAGGCATAACGGAAAGGTCGAGAGGAGCCACCGTAACGACCAGGAGCGTTTCTATAACTTCATGAGCTTTTACTCTTATCTTGACCTGCAGACCCAGATGAAGCGCTACCTTCGCAGGTCTAACAGCATCCCGATGGCAGTGCTGGGGTGGCGGTCTCCTCTCCAGATGCGGCAGCATTTCAGCAAGTCCACACAGCCGTGA
- a CDS encoding pyridoxamine kinase yields the protein MSYKRILTVQDISCVGQCSLTVALPILSACGLETAILPSAVLSTHTGGFTGYTFHDLTAEMPRIVEHWKREQIRFDAVYSGYLGSASQTEYLKEIYGALLQPGGLRIADPAMADNGRLYPGFDAAYVEAMRRFVFAADLILPNVTEAALLTGREYRERYDESYVDALLAALREAGAKTVVLTGVSYDDATTGVVVDDGTEKRYYRHEKMPKGCHGTGDVFASVFAGMLTGGKSAYDAAVAAADFTLHCIRFTSQDPSHWYGVKFEPLLHELTERCK from the coding sequence ATGTCGTACAAAAGGATTCTGACGGTGCAGGACATTTCCTGCGTCGGGCAGTGCTCGCTGACGGTGGCTCTGCCCATTTTGTCCGCCTGCGGGCTGGAGACGGCGATCCTGCCGTCGGCCGTGCTTTCCACGCACACGGGCGGTTTTACGGGGTACACGTTCCACGACCTGACGGCGGAGATGCCGCGCATCGTCGAGCACTGGAAACGCGAACAGATCCGTTTCGACGCGGTGTACAGCGGCTATCTGGGCAGCGCCTCGCAGACCGAATACCTCAAGGAAATTTACGGCGCGCTGCTTCAGCCCGGCGGACTGCGCATCGCCGATCCGGCCATGGCCGACAACGGACGGCTCTATCCCGGCTTCGACGCGGCCTACGTGGAAGCGATGCGCCGCTTCGTCTTCGCCGCCGATCTGATCCTGCCCAACGTCACCGAGGCGGCGCTGCTCACCGGCAGGGAATACCGCGAGCGGTACGACGAAAGCTACGTCGACGCTCTGCTCGCCGCGCTGCGCGAAGCCGGCGCCAAAACCGTGGTGCTGACGGGCGTCAGTTACGACGACGCGACGACGGGCGTCGTGGTGGACGACGGCACGGAAAAACGCTATTACCGTCACGAAAAAATGCCGAAAGGCTGCCACGGTACGGGCGACGTCTTCGCGTCCGTGTTCGCCGGCATGCTGACGGGCGGAAAATCCGCCTACGACGCGGCGGTCGCCGCCGCCGACTTCACGCTGCACTGCATTCGCTTCACCTCGCAGGACCCCTCGCACTGGTACGGCGTCAAGTTCGAGCCGCTCCTGCACGAGCTGACCGAACGGTGCAAGTAG
- a CDS encoding EamA family transporter, with protein MSSASRSLGVFAMLMAGLFWGGSGTISRFAPAAALNQPLALAWTRLFFGGVMLCAAALAVRRRGVFSTARAAFLAGICTAMNQTGFFISMDVLGVALGTMLVIGSSLVMAGVLGCFLGEAPSRLWWFAALLGVAGSCLAAAPGSSGASFQVAGLLWGLLGGLGYALLGLNLKLLARRGLGPLESNGAALLWGAVLMLPLLWGRDMSWLATGRGMASALALGFFPTAVPYFFFALALARITVGQSYTIGLVEPLTAGLLGLFFLGETATAVQAAGMALEFACMALTGWDALHKS; from the coding sequence TTGAGTTCTGCGTCACGCAGTCTGGGCGTTTTCGCCATGCTCATGGCGGGGCTGTTCTGGGGCGGCAGCGGCACGATTTCGCGCTTCGCGCCGGCGGCGGCCCTCAATCAACCGCTGGCGCTGGCGTGGACGCGGCTGTTTTTCGGCGGCGTCATGCTCTGTGCGGCGGCGTTGGCCGTTCGCCGTCGCGGCGTTTTTTCGACGGCGCGCGCGGCGTTTCTGGCCGGGATCTGTACGGCGATGAACCAAACGGGGTTTTTCATATCCATGGATGTGCTCGGCGTGGCTCTGGGCACAATGCTGGTGATCGGATCGTCGCTGGTGATGGCCGGCGTTCTCGGCTGTTTCCTCGGCGAGGCGCCGTCGCGGCTCTGGTGGTTTGCGGCGCTGCTGGGCGTTGCCGGCAGCTGTCTGGCGGCTGCGCCCGGTTCGTCGGGCGCTTCTTTTCAGGTGGCGGGATTGTTGTGGGGGCTTCTCGGCGGTCTGGGTTACGCGCTGTTGGGGCTGAATTTGAAGTTGCTGGCGCGGCGCGGGCTTGGCCCGTTGGAGAGCAACGGCGCGGCCCTGCTGTGGGGCGCGGTGCTGATGCTGCCGCTGCTGTGGGGACGCGACATGAGCTGGCTGGCGACGGGGCGCGGTATGGCGAGCGCGCTGGCGCTGGGATTTTTCCCTACGGCGGTGCCGTATTTCTTCTTTGCGTTGGCGTTGGCCCGCATCACCGTGGGACAGTCCTACACGATCGGACTGGTGGAGCCGCTTACGGCGGGGCTGCTGGGACTGTTTTTTCTCGGCGAGACGGCAACGGCCGTGCAGGCGGCCGGCATGGCGCTGGAATTTGCCTGTATGGCGCTGACGGGCTGGGACGCTCTTCATAAAAGTTGA
- a CDS encoding DMT family transporter yields the protein MKENSERAGALCVIASAVLFGLMPLLAKIAYADGANASTAAFGRFLTGSAMAFAYLKYKGVPLRLGRRRMGEIAFLSVFYALTPVLLYLSYGFIGSGLATTLHFTYPVAVMCLMGLFFRARFTLRQVICVALCAAGIFLLYRPGRNADGFGMALAAASGLFYAGYIIALGRSHLREVEIFVITFWISLFSALMIGAFAALTGGLAWSQSAAAWAAEAGLGLLATVLALAFFQKGLFLCGEVKASLLSTFEPLTSIAVGLAVYGEPMTPRLAAGMALILLSSALLVLGRSRARSAGDGVKKSLS from the coding sequence GTGAAAGAAAACAGCGAACGCGCCGGAGCGTTGTGCGTGATCGCCTCGGCCGTGCTCTTCGGCCTGATGCCGCTGCTTGCCAAGATCGCCTACGCGGACGGCGCCAACGCTTCTACGGCGGCGTTCGGCCGATTCCTCACGGGCAGCGCCATGGCTTTCGCGTACCTCAAATACAAAGGCGTGCCGCTGCGCCTCGGCCGCCGCCGGATGGGCGAGATCGCCTTTCTGTCCGTCTTTTACGCCCTCACGCCGGTGCTGCTTTACCTGTCTTACGGCTTTATCGGCTCCGGTCTGGCGACGACGCTGCACTTCACCTATCCCGTCGCGGTGATGTGCCTGATGGGCCTGTTCTTCCGCGCTCGTTTCACGCTCCGCCAGGTGATCTGCGTGGCGCTGTGCGCGGCGGGGATCTTTCTGCTCTATCGCCCCGGGCGGAACGCCGACGGCTTCGGCATGGCGCTCGCCGCCGCGTCCGGCCTGTTCTACGCGGGCTACATCATCGCGCTGGGACGCAGCCATCTGCGTGAGGTCGAGATATTCGTGATCACGTTCTGGATCTCCCTGTTCTCGGCGCTCATGATCGGCGCGTTCGCGGCCCTGACGGGCGGCCTGGCCTGGAGCCAGAGCGCGGCCGCCTGGGCGGCCGAAGCCGGGCTGGGACTGCTGGCGACCGTGCTGGCGCTGGCTTTTTTCCAGAAGGGGCTGTTTCTCTGCGGCGAGGTGAAAGCGTCGCTGCTCAGCACCTTCGAGCCGCTGACCAGCATCGCCGTCGGCCTGGCCGTTTACGGCGAACCGATGACGCCGCGCCTCGCCGCCGGCATGGCGCTGATCCTGCTGTCGTCCGCGCTCCTCGTGCTGGGCAGGAGCCGGGCGCGAAGCGCCGGAGACGGAGTGAAAAAGAGTTTGTCCTGA